The proteins below come from a single Cyprinus carpio isolate SPL01 unplaced genomic scaffold, ASM1834038v1 S000006739, whole genome shotgun sequence genomic window:
- the LOC122144622 gene encoding uncharacterized protein LOC122144622, translated as MRGATVVLLALLTRALNPCCRSLSLRDADGQNEQIKHSEDRAANVSKALTFTTRHVLIACQGYFVEKCHSTHMVIVSVEKLKAIRVRVFFSRCPVFCLCEVLNGQVLGTQHKLELNQTILGSHKAFNQSSHTCLYYCHMYQLQLKYMKSYCFYLKNGFSESVWTNVLNVKDYKRGMNCVCFKVHIFLAAKDQVDITDKLCMGTGAWFMPANFTETFESNLSRLTVFLHGVKLSGPAMKALTGPFPRQTDDLTIPSLICVCTKCTMRCKFVQWLRRSVCRISLVKGNGDSCTYSHRAELYQFIWRCQLEKQRDLNQMAKSCFRSNMLTCTDMWMHKEISPLQWQICAQLFSRGLFHQWIIRVLLITVPLFLIGQTAVVTFMRHTQRSVFTQRIRNSNLSFMLLISWSSLSPLTVAGQSTGCSCKLHHTAFGITFVLCISCVLGKTLVVLMAFKATIPGSNVMKWFGRLPHRLSVPAFTVSQIFLFVFWFLIYFPSFNLSINCYQEKMALEYDMLSAIGFCPSLYHLGLSFILTFLVCNLPFTMACYSVLNIHVIMGVTARISLRALLR; from the exons ATGAGAGGAGCCACTGTGGTTCTACTTGCTCTGCTGACAAGAGCACTGAACCCTTGCTGTAGATCACTTAGCCTAAGAGATGCTGATGgacaaaatgaacaaattaagcaTTCAGAGGATAGAGCTGCTAACGTTAGCAAAGCCTTGACATTTACTACAAGGCATGTTCTTATAGCATGTCAAGG CTACTTTGTAGAGAAATGTCATTCTACACACATGGTGATCGTTTCTGTGGAAAAACTTAAAGCGATCAGAGTGCGTGTGTTTTTTTCAAGGTGCCCAGTATTCTGCCTTTGTGAAGTCCTAAATGGGCAGGTCCTGGGTACACAGCACAAACTGGAGCTCAACCAGACCATTCTGGGCTCACATAAG GCTTTCAATCAGTCTTCACACACTTGTTTATATTACTGCCATATGTATCAACTGcagttaaaatatatgaaaagttaCTGCTTTTATCTGAAAAATGGATTTTCAGAGAGTGTCTGGACAAATGTACTGAATGTCAAAGATTACAAAAGAGGAATGAACTGTGTGTGCTTCAAAGTTCACATTTTCTTGGCTGCCAAGGACCAGGTGGATATCACAGATAAATTGTGCATGGGAACTGGGGCCTGGTTTATGCCAGCTAACTTTACTGAAACATTTGAGTCTAATCTGTCAAGGCTCACTGTGTTTTTACATGGTGTTAAACTATCTGGGCCAGCAATGAAAGCTCTCACCGGCCCCTTCCCCAGGCAGACAGATGACCTGACCATACCTTCTTTGATCTGTGTGTGTACTAAGTGCACTATGCGTTGCAAGTTTGTACAGTGGCTCCGCAGATCTGTGTGTAGGATCTCCCTTGTGAAAGGAAATGGTGATAGCTGCACTTACAGTCACCGTGCTGAGCTTTATCAG TTCATATGGCGATGTCAACTGGAGAAACAGAGAGATTTAAACCAAATGGCTAAAAGCTGCTTCAGATCAAATATGCTTACCTGCACAGACATGTGGATGCATAAAG AAATCAGTCCACTACAATGGCAGATTTGTGCTCAACTATTCAGCAGAGGCCTGTTTCACCAGTGGATTATAAGAGTGTTGCTAATCACCGTTCCTCTGTTTTTAATTGGTCAAACTGCAGTCGTGACCTTTATGAGGCATACCCAAAGATCTGTTTTTACCCAAAGAATCAGGAATTCAAATCTAAGTTTCATGCTGCTCATATCATGGAGCTCTTTGAGTCCACTTACTGTTGCTGGACAGTCGACTGGTTGTTCCTGCAAACTTCACCACACAGCATTTGGGATCACGTTTGTCCTCTGTATCTCCTGTGTTCTAGGGAAAACACTAGTGGTGTTAATGGCCTTTAAGGCTACAATTCCAGGCAGTAATGTTATGAAATGGTTTGGCCGATTGCCACATAGACTCAGTGTTCCTGCCTTTACTGTGTCACAGatctttctctttgtgttttggtttttaatatatttccctTCATTTAACTTGAGTATAAACTGTTACCAAGAAAAGATGGCCCTAGAATATGATATGCTCTCTGCAATTGGTTTCTGTCCTAGTTTGTATCACTTGGGGCTCAGCTTTATTCTGACATTTCTTGTATGTAACCTGCCATTTACTATGGCCTGTTACTCAGTGTTGAACATTCATGTAATTATGGGTGTGACAGCAAGAATATCGCTCAGAGCATTATTAAGATAA